One window of Phycisphaerae bacterium genomic DNA carries:
- a CDS encoding PAS domain-containing protein: MSEPRLSSALSREQYQSVLDSVSDAVLTINRDFVITSFNRAAEYMTGFNRVDAVGRVCYEIMRRSVCQNVAECPMTQLFGDGRDTLSQEHHILDRHNRPVTLHVSARALRDSTGTIVGGVETFHEVPAFEAPGAWPTRPVARAQVASAQALAELPILEAAERRTIEDVLRRNHWNRAAVCEELGLSRTTLWRKMRKLGISTRPPRKN; the protein is encoded by the coding sequence ATGAGTGAACCACGCCTCAGTTCTGCTCTGAGTCGGGAGCAGTATCAATCCGTTCTCGACTCCGTATCGGATGCGGTGTTGACCATCAACCGTGATTTCGTCATCACCAGCTTCAACCGTGCCGCGGAATACATGACCGGTTTCAACCGGGTCGACGCGGTCGGGCGCGTCTGCTATGAAATCATGCGGCGCTCCGTCTGCCAGAATGTCGCCGAGTGTCCCATGACACAGTTGTTCGGCGACGGCCGCGACACGCTCAGCCAGGAGCATCACATTCTAGACCGCCACAATCGTCCGGTAACGCTGCACGTGTCGGCGCGCGCGCTGCGCGACAGCACGGGGACGATCGTGGGCGGCGTGGAGACGTTCCACGAAGTGCCGGCGTTCGAGGCGCCGGGGGCCTGGCCCACGCGGCCGGTCGCCCGGGCCCAGGTTGCTTCCGCGCAGGCGCTGGCGGAGTTGCCGATCCTCGAGGCCGCGGAGCGTCGCACGATCGAGGATGTCCTGCGGCGCAACCACTGGAACCGCGCGGCCGTCTGCGAAGAGCTCGGCCTCAGCCGGACCACCCTCTGGCGCAAGATGCGCAAGCTGGGGATCAGCACGCGGCCGCCGCGCAAGAATTGA
- a CDS encoding thioredoxin domain-containing protein: MARPPATPRRDQRPSRTTASPATARGGLIAGAVCLAVSSVAALLLVIDHLGASLPGCGPGGACEQAANSIWGKLKIGTFDWPVSHLGLAYFAAALVTWLVTRAALPRPLRYIVRLGALASLGFCGIIVLEHLPCPYCLVAHLGNFAFWLTMELRRTTGAHPRGAFTAAVGSFIAATAVLGIVEHQYRAGVAARGERDLADATRTIIERSHTSTQSATPATTPVAPPRTGETARSPQTLPTTSAPVAPPPASTPADWQKTPFIGRYPHGPLEAPIRIVLFTDYQCADCRQIEAQLATLMKSRTDLCVSVKHFPFCKECNPSVERDMHPNACWAARAAEAAGMLWGADGFWKVHEWLFARRGSFTTREELEQGIRDLGFEPAAFVAMMTSQETLNRVRADAEEGKRLGLFFTPMIFINGVELKGWYVPNALARAITEIAATNPPPRTAAFDQPPLARDKYVQDWVDQPVRNLPPDAQAWTLGAEQPRIEIVLWGDYSEPYTAESDGIIRAFVAQHTDARYTYRHYPFNKDCNPQVSNTRFPFACRAAQAAEAGGHLGGHDAFWKLHAWLMEHPQQHTDEAVIAAATGFGLEAEAFKAAMDSPEVHAAVADDVQAGKQFPSLRHGTPAGLHSIPSIFINGRFVPRPRLGNESVLGLILDAAAAEQPAP; encoded by the coding sequence ATGGCCCGCCCGCCAGCCACTCCACGCCGCGACCAGCGCCCGTCGCGGACGACCGCCAGCCCGGCGACCGCTCGGGGAGGGCTGATCGCCGGCGCCGTGTGCCTCGCGGTGAGCAGCGTCGCCGCGCTACTCCTGGTCATCGACCATCTCGGCGCCAGCCTGCCGGGCTGCGGCCCCGGCGGGGCGTGCGAGCAGGCCGCCAACAGCATCTGGGGCAAGCTCAAGATCGGGACATTCGACTGGCCCGTATCGCACCTCGGGCTCGCGTACTTCGCCGCCGCCCTGGTCACCTGGCTGGTCACGCGCGCGGCGTTGCCGCGACCGCTGCGCTACATCGTGCGGCTGGGAGCGCTCGCCTCACTGGGCTTCTGCGGCATTATCGTGCTAGAGCACTTGCCGTGTCCGTACTGCCTCGTGGCGCATCTGGGAAACTTCGCGTTCTGGTTGACGATGGAACTGCGCCGCACCACAGGCGCTCACCCGCGCGGCGCATTCACCGCGGCGGTCGGCAGTTTCATCGCTGCAACCGCGGTGCTCGGCATCGTGGAACACCAGTACCGGGCGGGGGTCGCCGCCCGGGGCGAACGCGACCTCGCCGACGCCACCCGGACCATCATCGAACGTTCCCACACGTCCACGCAGTCCGCGACACCCGCCACGACCCCGGTCGCGCCACCGCGAACCGGCGAGACTGCACGATCACCGCAGACACTTCCGACCACGAGCGCCCCGGTCGCGCCCCCGCCCGCGAGCACGCCGGCGGACTGGCAAAAGACACCCTTCATTGGCCGATATCCCCACGGCCCTCTCGAAGCCCCGATCCGCATCGTCCTGTTTACCGATTACCAGTGCGCGGACTGCCGGCAGATCGAGGCCCAACTCGCCACCCTCATGAAGAGTCGCACTGATCTCTGCGTCTCGGTGAAGCACTTCCCCTTCTGCAAGGAATGCAACCCCAGCGTGGAGCGCGACATGCACCCCAACGCCTGCTGGGCCGCCCGCGCCGCCGAGGCCGCCGGCATGTTGTGGGGGGCGGACGGGTTCTGGAAAGTGCATGAGTGGCTGTTCGCCCGCCGGGGCAGCTTCACCACCCGCGAAGAACTCGAGCAGGGGATCCGCGACCTCGGGTTCGAGCCTGCTGCGTTCGTCGCCATGATGACCAGCCAAGAAACGCTGAATCGCGTCCGCGCCGACGCGGAGGAAGGCAAGCGCCTGGGGCTGTTCTTCACACCCATGATCTTCATCAACGGCGTCGAGTTGAAGGGCTGGTATGTGCCAAACGCGCTAGCGCGCGCCATCACGGAAATCGCCGCGACCAACCCGCCGCCGCGCACCGCCGCCTTCGACCAGCCGCCGCTGGCGCGCGACAAGTACGTGCAGGATTGGGTCGATCAGCCAGTCCGCAACCTGCCGCCGGATGCACAGGCCTGGACCCTCGGCGCGGAGCAGCCGCGGATCGAGATCGTCCTCTGGGGCGACTACTCGGAGCCCTACACCGCCGAGTCCGACGGGATCATCCGCGCCTTCGTCGCGCAGCATACCGATGCACGGTACACCTACCGCCATTATCCATTCAACAAGGACTGCAACCCGCAGGTGAGCAATACCAGGTTCCCGTTCGCGTGTCGGGCCGCACAGGCCGCGGAGGCCGGCGGCCACCTCGGCGGCCACGACGCCTTCTGGAAGCTGCACGCCTGGCTGATGGAGCACCCGCAGCAACACACGGATGAAGCGGTCATCGCGGCGGCGACGGGCTTCGGACTGGAAGCGGAAGCGTTCAAGGCGGCGATGGACTCACCCGAAGTGCACGCCGCCGTGGCCGATGACGTCCAGGCCGGCAAGCAGTTTCCGTCGCTGCGCCACGGGACGCCCGCGGGCCTGCATTCGATCCCCTCCATCTTCATCAACGGCCGGTTCGTGCCACGCCCGCGGCTGGGAAATGAATCGGTCCTGGGTCTGATCCTCGACGCAGCGGCCGCTGAGCAGCCGGCGCCGTAG
- a CDS encoding phosphoribosylanthranilate isomerase, whose protein sequence is MALSVKVCGVTNRDDAAAVARAGADFIGFILAPSPRQVSVDAVRDIMGVLPAPVEPVLVFRGAPVEEVFATLDATHCRWIQIHGHESVAYLGRLLAARPHLRLIRAWEIERPESGDDLALYLRQAREAGVRIDVVLLDAPKGGPHPGFERLGDISHACCARPPAVWCAGGLTPGNLGTAVPSGHYDGVDVASGVELRPGAKDHDAVRRFVELARRL, encoded by the coding sequence ATGGCGCTGTCCGTGAAGGTCTGCGGTGTGACGAATCGGGACGACGCGGCGGCGGTCGCCCGGGCGGGAGCGGACTTCATCGGGTTCATCCTGGCGCCCAGTCCGCGGCAAGTTTCCGTGGACGCCGTGCGCGACATCATGGGTGTCCTGCCGGCGCCGGTTGAGCCCGTGCTCGTGTTTCGCGGGGCGCCGGTCGAAGAAGTCTTCGCCACGCTGGACGCGACACACTGCCGGTGGATACAGATCCACGGGCACGAGTCGGTTGCGTACCTGGGGCGGTTGCTGGCCGCGCGGCCGCACCTGCGACTCATCCGCGCCTGGGAAATCGAGAGGCCGGAGTCGGGCGACGACCTGGCGCTGTATCTGCGACAGGCGCGCGAGGCCGGCGTGCGGATCGACGTCGTGCTGCTGGATGCCCCCAAGGGTGGCCCGCACCCTGGTTTCGAACGGCTGGGCGACATCTCCCACGCCTGCTGCGCGCGTCCGCCGGCCGTGTGGTGCGCCGGCGGACTGACGCCCGGCAACCTTGGCACGGCCGTGCCCAGCGGGCACTACGACGGCGTTGACGTGGCCAGCGGCGTTGAACTGCGCCCGGGGGCGAAGGACCACGACGCCGTGCGGCGTTTCGTCGAGCTGGCGCGCCGGCTGTAA